In one Amia ocellicauda isolate fAmiCal2 chromosome 2, fAmiCal2.hap1, whole genome shotgun sequence genomic region, the following are encoded:
- the rbm33a gene encoding RNA-binding protein 33 isoform X2: MAASARDDEFDQYDKPGAERSRRRRTGDDDDLDSDLEYDLLDEDWLTAKKNPSDMSDEELNDDLLQSDEEDQNISSQGVTISLNATAGLVTSFDLNEQSLEDADYTDGREILQAEAYVAGDGAGGYLQQGYHYEGNDAELAEDQIEYGGEQAENEIYPDEVLDIEINDPLDDEFQEDDYSQDYSGQQTVLEVHVESQNEGQDEEASTHLMEAEEGENETEQEEDLKEESDEEEDDDEESGRLRFKSERTDNTVIRLSDAASKRRNIPETLELSEEAKAALLEFEEKERQRKQGRFGGRGRGRGRGRGRGGFPPFTMGDFRNDGGAERGRMNDTRPPLMNMPMGMQQSRMPHGQQHHQPPPHRGNFQDPGQQRQPPPPLLSNHPSHRSPSPSGGGPGRPQMDGPRILSPPPPSHSPQQPKNIHINPHFRGPVSSPVQVPLMPSPNQPRPAVVPQRFPGPPDFQQHVPGNFNHQQRPPHHPEPWRGPPPSQDREPFFIGEPRFPGQHMFDQQSPAPLMNSHHLQGQSPMPFNQAGPGFNQQGQPPIFQREPPRPNLLPQGPPGMSNLNQPGHNHPRGPFMPQRPQFPQPGPPFQHHLQFGMQGLMQPPMHSEPPHHDQPPPQHHLHQNLQHQHHPPQHQHHPPQHQHHPPAQRPLLHNTPPPFRAQMHNLPPQINPRMQQQQQQQHPLRTAPIKPRMNTPPPNVMKPPLQQVQVLPQRNSSNLRELPVAPPSLAVHSGRPSSAPAAQVRPVARPPQQGDAKGPPLPRPLGTAPPATKPEPGPRMPDKIPPEKVRKEPPAAQPTPVPKTEPENPDEDEETRLYRLKIEEQKRLREEILRRKELRRQLQAGVRKKELLERITHQHQPLQLPPPPQQHPHGPPPQQQQQQQQQQQHPPPPFTPPGLPPPPYLHMQGPANGVPPQTPPTQPQSSGPPRPNVKNRLLLKKLQGQGPGPGQGQGGPGPGPGQVQIQGQGPGPGQGWPGLPLQNVRPQLSGLNLNPGLQHPQWQQRRNSNPQFNPLNRPGPPFQHPQGQAKPPAVATVPGQQQHPQQQHHHHQQQQQQQHPQQQQGMGREVLGQGRLQDLKPGVKRTVMQRSNSAGRDGPQGNAKVRVVKILGGGEDDPGSVNPMQMQQRLQLPPQQHQPLQRLLAPPQQQRPMTVRKVTMGKTSVQQLHQYKQNPLQGPPLGGRGGPGNMHHRVVMQGRGRAGSGQMGRGRLVPNKHNMRVVETQPCVVSIEGLSSSTTDVQLKNLLMSVGPIQMFEMQPQQRKAVAKYCNPQHASSFQQRFHRHMIDLSHINVSLIDD, encoded by the exons ATGGCTGCCAGCGCCCGAG ATGACGAGTTTGATCAGTACGACAAGCCGGGCGCCGAGAGGTCACGCAGGAGACGCACCGGAGACGACGACGACCTGGACAG TGATCTGGAATATGACTTGCTTGATGAGGACTGGCTTACGGCCAAAAAG AATCCCTCTGATATGTCTGATGAAGAGCTCAATGATGACCTCTTACAAAGCGACGAAGAAGACCAAAATATTag CTCCCAGGGTGTCACGATAAGCCTGAATGCCACAGCCGGCCTCGTTACCTCGTTCGACCTTAACGAGCAGTCCTTGGAAGACGCGGACTACACTGACGGCCGGGAGATCCTGCAGGCCGAGGCGTACGTGGCTGGAGATGGGGCTGGGGGGTACCTGCAGCAGGGGTACCATTACGAAGGCAACGACGCGGAGCTGGCGGAGGACCAAATCGAATACGGCGGAGAGCAGGCCGAGAACGAGATCTACCCCGATGAAGTGCTAGACATCGAAATCAATGACCCTCTAGATGATGAATTTCAA GAAGACGATTACTCCCAGGACTACAGCGGACAGCAGACCGTGCTGGAGGTTCACGTCGAGTCCCAGAACGAAGGGCAGGACGAAGAGGCCTCCACTCATCTCATGGAAGCAGAAGAG GGGGAGAATGAAACCGAGCAGGAGGAAGACCTCAAAGAGGAGTCagacgaggaggaggacgacGACGAGGAGTCGGGGCGTCTGCGTTTCAAGAGCGAGCGCACGGACAACACAGTCATTCGCCTGTCTGACGCCGCCAGCAAGAGGAGGAACATCCCGGAAACCTTGG AGCTCTCCGAAGAAGCGAAAGCCGCGCTCCTGGAATTCGAGGAGAAGGAACGCCAGCGCAAGCAGGGCCGCTTCGGAGGGCGTGGCCGAGGCCGTGGCAGAGGGCGTGGCCGGGGAGGCTTCCCTCCCTTCACCATGGGGGACTTCAGGAACGATGGAGGGGCCGAGCGGGGAAGAATGAATGACACCAGGCCCCCGCTGATGAATATGCCTATGGGCATGCAG CAGTCCAGGATGCCTCATGGCCAGCAGCATCACCAGCCACCCCCCCACCGGGGCAACTTTCAGGATCCAGGGCAGCAGCGCCagcctcccccccccctcctatCCAACCACCCTTCCCAccgctccccctctccctcggGAGGGGGTCCGGGTCGACCCCAGATGGACGGGCCCCGCATCCTGAGCCCCCCACCGCCTTCGCACTCCCCGCAGCAGCCCAAGAACATCCACATCAACCCTCACTTCAGGGGGCCGGTCTCCTCCCCTGTGCAAG TGCCCTTGATGCCTTCGCCGAACCAGCCCCGGCCTGCTGTGGTTCCCCAGAGGTTCCCC GGACCTCCTGACTTTCAACAGCACGTCCCTGGAAACTTTAACCATCAGCagaggcccccccaccacccagAGCCCTGGAGAGGCCCCCCGCCTTCCCAGGACAGGGAGCCCTTCTTTATCGGCG AGCCCAGGTTCCCCGGTCAGCACATGTTCGACCAGCAGAGCCCAGCTCCTCTCATGAATAGCCACCACCTTCAAGGCCAGAGCCCCATGCCCTTCAACCAGGCTGGACCCGGGTTCAACCAGCAGGGGCAGCCGCCCATCTTCCAGAGGGAGCCCCCGAGACCCAACCTCCTCCCGCAGGGTCCCCCTGGCATGTCCAACCTGAACCAGCCCGGGCACAACCACCCGCGCGGGCCCTTCATGCCCCAGCGACCGCAGTTCCCACAGCCGGGGCCACCCTTTCAGCATCACTTGCAATTTGGTATGCAG GGGCTGATGCAACCCCCCATGCACTCCGAACCCCCCCACCATGATCAGCCGCCTCCTCAGCACCATCTGCACCAGAACCTGCAGCACCAGCACCACCCCCCGCAGCACCAGCACCACCCGCCCCAGCACCAACACCACCCCCCGGCTCAGCGGCCCCTGCTGCACAACACGCCGCCGCCCTTCAGAGCGCAGATGCACAACCTGCCGCCCCAGATCAATCCCAgaatgcagcagcagcagcagcagcagcacccgCTTCGCACTGCGCCGATCAAGCCACGCATG aACACGCCGCCGCCAAACGTGATGAAGCCCCCTCTCCAGCAGGTGCAGGTCCTGCCCCAGCGCAACAGCAGCAACCTGCGGGAGCTCCCCGTGGCACCCCCCAGCCTTGCCGTCCACAGCGGCCGCCCCTCGTCCGCCCCCGCTGCCCAGGTGCGGCCTGTCGCCCGGCCCCCACAGCAGGGCGATGCCAAGGGCCCTCCGCTCCCCCGCCCACTGGGCACCGCCCCGCCCGCCACAAAGCCGGAGCCCGGGCCCAGAATGCCTGACAAGATTCCACCGGAGAAGGTCCGGAAGGAGCCCCCTGCCGCCCAGCCGACCCCTGTGCCGAAAACGGAACCAGAG AACCCCGACGAGGACGAGGAGACCCGCCTGTACCGGCTGAAGATTGAGGAGCAGAAGCGCCTGCGTGAGGAGATCCTGCGCCGCAAAGAGCTGAGACGGCAGCTGCAGGCGGGGGTCCGCAAGAAGGAGCTGCTGGAGCGCATCACCCACCAGCACCAACCCCTGCAACTGCCCCCCCCGCCACAGCAGCACCCGCATGGGCCCCccccacagcagcagcagcagcagcagcagcagcagcagcatccgCCCCCACCCTTCACCCCCCCTGGCCTGCCGCCACCCCCCTACCTCCACATGCAGGGCCCTGCCAACGGCGTCCCCCCGCAGACACCCCCCACCCAGCCACAGTCCAGCGGCCCTCCAAGACCCAACGTTAAAAACAGGCTGCTGTTGAAGAAGCTGCAGGGCCAGGGACCAGGACCAGGCCAAGGACAGGGAGGTCCAGGTCCAGGACCAGGGCAGGTCCAGATCCAGGGGCAGGGGCCAGGGCCGGGGCAGGGCTGGCCGGGGCTGCCCCTGCAGAATGTACGCCCCCAGCTCTCCGGCCTCAACCTGAACCCCGGCCTGCAGCATCCCCAGTGGCAGCAGAGGAGGAACTCCAACCCACAGTTCAACCCCCTGAACAGGCCAGGGCCTCCCTTCCAGCACCCCCAGGGCCAGGCCAAGCCCCCGGCCGTGGCAACCGTGCCCGGGCAGCAGCAGCACCCACAGCagcagcaccaccaccaccaacaacaacagcagcagcagcacccaCAACAGCAGCAGGGCATGGGCCGGGAGGTGCTGGGTCAAGGCCGGCTCCAGGACCTGAAGCCCGGTGTCAAGAGGACGGTGATGCAGAGGTCCAACAGTGCAGGCAGGGACGGGCCGCAGGGCAACGCCAAGGTCAGGGTGGTCAAGATACTAGGCGGG GGGGAAGATGACCCTGGCAGTGTTAATCCAATGCAGATGCAGCAGAGGCTCCAGCTGCCCCCCCAGCAGCACCAGCCGCTGCAGCGCCTCCTCGCCCCCccgcagcagcagcggcccatGACCGTGAGGAAGGTGACCATGGGCAAGACCAGCGTCCAGCAGCTGCACCAGTACAAGCAGAATCCCCTGCAGGGGCCGCCGCTGGGAGGCAGGGGTGGTCCTGGCAATATGCATCACAGA GTAGTGATGCAGGGCCGGGGCAGAGCGGGATCGGGACAGATGGGCCGCGGCCGCCTGGTGCCAAACAAGCACAACATGCGCGTGGTGGAGACTCAGCCGTGCGTCGTGTCAATTGAAGGTCTTTCCTCGTCCACCACGGACGTCCAGCTGAAGAACTTACTGATGTCAGTGGGGCCCATTCAG ATGTTCGAAATGCAGCCGCAACAGCGAAAAGCCGTGGCGAAGTACTGCAACCCTCAGCATGCCTCCAGCTTCCAGCAGAGATTCCACAG
- the rbm33a gene encoding RNA-binding protein 33 isoform X1, giving the protein MAASARDDEFDQYDKPGAERSRRRRTGDDDDLDSDLEYDLLDEDWLTAKKNPSDMSDEELNDDLLQSDEEDQNISSQGVTISLNATAGLVTSFDLNEQSLEDADYTDGREILQAEAYVAGDGAGGYLQQGYHYEGNDAELAEDQIEYGGEQAENEIYPDEVLDIEINDPLDDEFQEDDYSQDYSGQQTVLEVHVESQNEGQDEEASTHLMEAEEGENETEQEEDLKEESDEEEDDDEESGRLRFKSERTDNTVIRLSDAASKRRNIPETLELSEEAKAALLEFEEKERQRKQGRFGGRGRGRGRGRGRGGFPPFTMGDFRNDGGAERGRMNDTRPPLMNMPMGMQQSRMPHGQQHHQPPPHRGNFQDPGQQRQPPPPLLSNHPSHRSPSPSGGGPGRPQMDGPRILSPPPPSHSPQQPKNIHINPHFRGPVSSPVQVPLMPSPNQPRPAVVPQRFPGPPDFQQHVPGNFNHQQRPPHHPEPWRGPPPSQDREPFFIGEPRFPGQHMFDQQSPAPLMNSHHLQGQSPMPFNQAGPGFNQQGQPPIFQREPPRPNLLPQGPPGMSNLNQPGHNHPRGPFMPQRPQFPQPGPPFQHHLQFGMQVRQRGLMQPPMHSEPPHHDQPPPQHHLHQNLQHQHHPPQHQHHPPQHQHHPPAQRPLLHNTPPPFRAQMHNLPPQINPRMQQQQQQQHPLRTAPIKPRMNTPPPNVMKPPLQQVQVLPQRNSSNLRELPVAPPSLAVHSGRPSSAPAAQVRPVARPPQQGDAKGPPLPRPLGTAPPATKPEPGPRMPDKIPPEKVRKEPPAAQPTPVPKTEPENPDEDEETRLYRLKIEEQKRLREEILRRKELRRQLQAGVRKKELLERITHQHQPLQLPPPPQQHPHGPPPQQQQQQQQQQQHPPPPFTPPGLPPPPYLHMQGPANGVPPQTPPTQPQSSGPPRPNVKNRLLLKKLQGQGPGPGQGQGGPGPGPGQVQIQGQGPGPGQGWPGLPLQNVRPQLSGLNLNPGLQHPQWQQRRNSNPQFNPLNRPGPPFQHPQGQAKPPAVATVPGQQQHPQQQHHHHQQQQQQQHPQQQQGMGREVLGQGRLQDLKPGVKRTVMQRSNSAGRDGPQGNAKVRVVKILGGGEDDPGSVNPMQMQQRLQLPPQQHQPLQRLLAPPQQQRPMTVRKVTMGKTSVQQLHQYKQNPLQGPPLGGRGGPGNMHHRVVMQGRGRAGSGQMGRGRLVPNKHNMRVVETQPCVVSIEGLSSSTTDVQLKNLLMSVGPIQMFEMQPQQRKAVAKYCNPQHASSFQQRFHRHMIDLSHINVSLIDD; this is encoded by the exons ATGGCTGCCAGCGCCCGAG ATGACGAGTTTGATCAGTACGACAAGCCGGGCGCCGAGAGGTCACGCAGGAGACGCACCGGAGACGACGACGACCTGGACAG TGATCTGGAATATGACTTGCTTGATGAGGACTGGCTTACGGCCAAAAAG AATCCCTCTGATATGTCTGATGAAGAGCTCAATGATGACCTCTTACAAAGCGACGAAGAAGACCAAAATATTag CTCCCAGGGTGTCACGATAAGCCTGAATGCCACAGCCGGCCTCGTTACCTCGTTCGACCTTAACGAGCAGTCCTTGGAAGACGCGGACTACACTGACGGCCGGGAGATCCTGCAGGCCGAGGCGTACGTGGCTGGAGATGGGGCTGGGGGGTACCTGCAGCAGGGGTACCATTACGAAGGCAACGACGCGGAGCTGGCGGAGGACCAAATCGAATACGGCGGAGAGCAGGCCGAGAACGAGATCTACCCCGATGAAGTGCTAGACATCGAAATCAATGACCCTCTAGATGATGAATTTCAA GAAGACGATTACTCCCAGGACTACAGCGGACAGCAGACCGTGCTGGAGGTTCACGTCGAGTCCCAGAACGAAGGGCAGGACGAAGAGGCCTCCACTCATCTCATGGAAGCAGAAGAG GGGGAGAATGAAACCGAGCAGGAGGAAGACCTCAAAGAGGAGTCagacgaggaggaggacgacGACGAGGAGTCGGGGCGTCTGCGTTTCAAGAGCGAGCGCACGGACAACACAGTCATTCGCCTGTCTGACGCCGCCAGCAAGAGGAGGAACATCCCGGAAACCTTGG AGCTCTCCGAAGAAGCGAAAGCCGCGCTCCTGGAATTCGAGGAGAAGGAACGCCAGCGCAAGCAGGGCCGCTTCGGAGGGCGTGGCCGAGGCCGTGGCAGAGGGCGTGGCCGGGGAGGCTTCCCTCCCTTCACCATGGGGGACTTCAGGAACGATGGAGGGGCCGAGCGGGGAAGAATGAATGACACCAGGCCCCCGCTGATGAATATGCCTATGGGCATGCAG CAGTCCAGGATGCCTCATGGCCAGCAGCATCACCAGCCACCCCCCCACCGGGGCAACTTTCAGGATCCAGGGCAGCAGCGCCagcctcccccccccctcctatCCAACCACCCTTCCCAccgctccccctctccctcggGAGGGGGTCCGGGTCGACCCCAGATGGACGGGCCCCGCATCCTGAGCCCCCCACCGCCTTCGCACTCCCCGCAGCAGCCCAAGAACATCCACATCAACCCTCACTTCAGGGGGCCGGTCTCCTCCCCTGTGCAAG TGCCCTTGATGCCTTCGCCGAACCAGCCCCGGCCTGCTGTGGTTCCCCAGAGGTTCCCC GGACCTCCTGACTTTCAACAGCACGTCCCTGGAAACTTTAACCATCAGCagaggcccccccaccacccagAGCCCTGGAGAGGCCCCCCGCCTTCCCAGGACAGGGAGCCCTTCTTTATCGGCG AGCCCAGGTTCCCCGGTCAGCACATGTTCGACCAGCAGAGCCCAGCTCCTCTCATGAATAGCCACCACCTTCAAGGCCAGAGCCCCATGCCCTTCAACCAGGCTGGACCCGGGTTCAACCAGCAGGGGCAGCCGCCCATCTTCCAGAGGGAGCCCCCGAGACCCAACCTCCTCCCGCAGGGTCCCCCTGGCATGTCCAACCTGAACCAGCCCGGGCACAACCACCCGCGCGGGCCCTTCATGCCCCAGCGACCGCAGTTCCCACAGCCGGGGCCACCCTTTCAGCATCACTTGCAATTTGGTATGCAGGTACGGCAGAGA GGGCTGATGCAACCCCCCATGCACTCCGAACCCCCCCACCATGATCAGCCGCCTCCTCAGCACCATCTGCACCAGAACCTGCAGCACCAGCACCACCCCCCGCAGCACCAGCACCACCCGCCCCAGCACCAACACCACCCCCCGGCTCAGCGGCCCCTGCTGCACAACACGCCGCCGCCCTTCAGAGCGCAGATGCACAACCTGCCGCCCCAGATCAATCCCAgaatgcagcagcagcagcagcagcagcacccgCTTCGCACTGCGCCGATCAAGCCACGCATG aACACGCCGCCGCCAAACGTGATGAAGCCCCCTCTCCAGCAGGTGCAGGTCCTGCCCCAGCGCAACAGCAGCAACCTGCGGGAGCTCCCCGTGGCACCCCCCAGCCTTGCCGTCCACAGCGGCCGCCCCTCGTCCGCCCCCGCTGCCCAGGTGCGGCCTGTCGCCCGGCCCCCACAGCAGGGCGATGCCAAGGGCCCTCCGCTCCCCCGCCCACTGGGCACCGCCCCGCCCGCCACAAAGCCGGAGCCCGGGCCCAGAATGCCTGACAAGATTCCACCGGAGAAGGTCCGGAAGGAGCCCCCTGCCGCCCAGCCGACCCCTGTGCCGAAAACGGAACCAGAG AACCCCGACGAGGACGAGGAGACCCGCCTGTACCGGCTGAAGATTGAGGAGCAGAAGCGCCTGCGTGAGGAGATCCTGCGCCGCAAAGAGCTGAGACGGCAGCTGCAGGCGGGGGTCCGCAAGAAGGAGCTGCTGGAGCGCATCACCCACCAGCACCAACCCCTGCAACTGCCCCCCCCGCCACAGCAGCACCCGCATGGGCCCCccccacagcagcagcagcagcagcagcagcagcagcagcatccgCCCCCACCCTTCACCCCCCCTGGCCTGCCGCCACCCCCCTACCTCCACATGCAGGGCCCTGCCAACGGCGTCCCCCCGCAGACACCCCCCACCCAGCCACAGTCCAGCGGCCCTCCAAGACCCAACGTTAAAAACAGGCTGCTGTTGAAGAAGCTGCAGGGCCAGGGACCAGGACCAGGCCAAGGACAGGGAGGTCCAGGTCCAGGACCAGGGCAGGTCCAGATCCAGGGGCAGGGGCCAGGGCCGGGGCAGGGCTGGCCGGGGCTGCCCCTGCAGAATGTACGCCCCCAGCTCTCCGGCCTCAACCTGAACCCCGGCCTGCAGCATCCCCAGTGGCAGCAGAGGAGGAACTCCAACCCACAGTTCAACCCCCTGAACAGGCCAGGGCCTCCCTTCCAGCACCCCCAGGGCCAGGCCAAGCCCCCGGCCGTGGCAACCGTGCCCGGGCAGCAGCAGCACCCACAGCagcagcaccaccaccaccaacaacaacagcagcagcagcacccaCAACAGCAGCAGGGCATGGGCCGGGAGGTGCTGGGTCAAGGCCGGCTCCAGGACCTGAAGCCCGGTGTCAAGAGGACGGTGATGCAGAGGTCCAACAGTGCAGGCAGGGACGGGCCGCAGGGCAACGCCAAGGTCAGGGTGGTCAAGATACTAGGCGGG GGGGAAGATGACCCTGGCAGTGTTAATCCAATGCAGATGCAGCAGAGGCTCCAGCTGCCCCCCCAGCAGCACCAGCCGCTGCAGCGCCTCCTCGCCCCCccgcagcagcagcggcccatGACCGTGAGGAAGGTGACCATGGGCAAGACCAGCGTCCAGCAGCTGCACCAGTACAAGCAGAATCCCCTGCAGGGGCCGCCGCTGGGAGGCAGGGGTGGTCCTGGCAATATGCATCACAGA GTAGTGATGCAGGGCCGGGGCAGAGCGGGATCGGGACAGATGGGCCGCGGCCGCCTGGTGCCAAACAAGCACAACATGCGCGTGGTGGAGACTCAGCCGTGCGTCGTGTCAATTGAAGGTCTTTCCTCGTCCACCACGGACGTCCAGCTGAAGAACTTACTGATGTCAGTGGGGCCCATTCAG ATGTTCGAAATGCAGCCGCAACAGCGAAAAGCCGTGGCGAAGTACTGCAACCCTCAGCATGCCTCCAGCTTCCAGCAGAGATTCCACAG